CGGGCGTCCAGCTCGGCTGGAAGGCCATGCCTTCGACGCCGCCGACTGAAACGGGGCCGCCGCCTGCCGTCAGCGCCTGCACATAGAGCTTGCCGAGTGCCGCGAAGGCGACGCGCTTGGCATCGGGTGAAAAGCGCGGGGACTGGATGATGCGGACGCGCACCGGCCCGGTTTCGTCGGGCACGGCCACGCGCGTGTTCCTGCCGATCGTCATGTCCACCTTGGCGGTAAAGGGTACATCGCCCCGCGTACCATCAGCCAGCGCGACGCGGGTGATCTTTCCGCCGATCGCAGTCAGGATCGCCGTGTCGCCGGGCAGGAAGGTCACGCGCGGAACGAGATCGTTGTAATAGCCGCTGATCTGCGTGTCGTGATCGATTGGGACGGTCAACAGGCGATCCTCGCCAGTGACGAGATCCCGCAGCCGCAGGCCCGTCTCCGCGCCATTGCGGCTCGCATAGACCAGCTTGGTCCCGTCATGCGACACGGTGGGGCGCATCGCCGCGCCGGGCATGGCCGAGACGATCTTGTCCTCGGTCCCGGTAGCGAGATCGCGGCGCACGATCTCCCAATGCGGCAGCGGGCGAGCCGACCAGAGCGACCCGACTTTTCGCGAATAATAGAGGTACTTGCCGTCTGGAGAGGCGGTCGCGCCGATCACGTTGATGCGATCGTCGCCGCGCTCGGTGCCGGTCGGTTTCGCCTGCGTTATCTTGATGCCGCCGCCGCCGCGCATGTCATAGGCGTAGAGTTCGAACGCGAGGATGGCGTGTATCGTCCGGGAGACATAGACGAAGCGCCCGTCAGGCGACCAGGCGGGCGAGGTGTAGAGCGCCGGCCCGGCGTCGTTCGAGAGCTTTCGCGCATCGCTGCCATCGGCATTGGCGATCCAAAGGTTGTTCGCTCCGGCCCGGTCCGAAAGGAAGGCGATGTGTTTGCCATCGGGCGAGAAAACCGGCTGCGTTTCGAAAGCCTGTCCCGTCAGCAGCGGTCGCGCGGTGCCGCCGGCGATGTCGAGCGTGTAGATGTCGCCGAGCAGATCGAACAGGATCGTCTTGCCGTCCGGCGACACGTCGAGCGCCATCCAGGTGACTTCCGAGGTATCGAACTGCAGCCGCTCCGTCGGCGCGAGCGGGAGGGCCGGGGTCTGGCCAGCCGCACTGCTTCCCAATGCGATCGCGAGAGCGAGGAGAGAGCAGCGGGCGGCCCGGATCATGTTTCTGTTCCCTCAGAATTTGACGCGCGTGCCGATCGTCATGAACCGGCCGACCGTGTCGTAAAAAGGCGAGAAGCCCGATGCGATCGGCGGATCGCGATCGAACAGGTTGGAGACGTTGGCATAGATCTCCAGACCCGGCCCATGCGAGACGGGCACCTTCACGCTCGCTTGAAGATCGACGTAGGTATAGGCAGGCACGCGGTTGTTGGTGATGTTCTGGTTGCGGTTGTAGAAGCCGGGCGAGATGTAGCGCATCCGGACCAGCCCGCTGAACACGCTGTCGCCGTAGCCGATGCTGCCGTTCACCCGCCAGGACGGCATGCCGTTTACGAAGGCGTAGCTGGTATTGTCGACATATTCGATCCGGCTGATGCCGTCGTAGGTCGTGAGGCTGTCGACCCAGGTGCCGATCACACGGACGTTCAGCCGTCGTGCGTCGCTCAGCGCCAGGGTATAAGCAATCTCGCCATCGATGCCGTTGGTCTTGTACTGTGAGAGGTTTACAGAGTTCGACTGGACGCTGAGCAGATTGCCGCCCGCATCCCGGAACACGCGGCTGCACAGGTCGAGATTGCCCGCGCGGCAGCGGTTGACGAGATCCTGCGCGCTGACGGTTGTGATGACGTTGTTGATGGTGATGTCGAAATAATCGAGCGAGGCGGTAAGGCCGCGCAGCGGCGAGGTGGTGACGCCAGCGGTCCAGGTGTCGGCCTTTTCGGGCGTGAGATTCTGGTTCCCCCCGCCGTTGACGAGGGTGTTGACCGTGACCGTGCGGCCGTTGACGATATCGGTCACGTTCACATAGCTGATCGTCTGCGTCGAATAGAGTTCACTGAGCGAAGGCGCGCGAATGTCGCGCGAGCGGGTGACGCGGCCGACCACGCCGGGGAAGAATTCGTTGGTGGCGCCCAATTTCCACGACCAGATGCCACCGCTGTTGCGATAGTCCGAATAGCGTGCCGCGCCGTTGAACTCGAGGTTGCGCAGCAATGGCAGGTTCTTTGCCAGCGGCACGAGCAGTTCGGCAAAGCCCTCCTTCACGGAATCCTTGCCGTAGAGCGAACCGAACTGGAAGGTCGTGAAGGCGGAAGCCTGATCGAGCGCGCCCGCCGTCGAAGTGGTCCCTTCCCATCGGCTTTCCGCGCCTACCGCGGCCGAGACCGGCCCAGCCCACAGCGAGAATGGTTCGCCGCGCAGGCTGATGCCGGCGGTATCGAGCGTGCTCTTTGCGCGCGAGCTCGGCGTACCCGTGACATAGGCGATAGCCGCAGCAGACGGCGCGCCGTTGCCGAACAGATTGACCGGCACGCAATTGGTCGAGCTGTTGGTGAGCGCGATGCGGCAGATTGGCTGGCCCGTAACCGGGCTGATGACCGAATCCACCGCGTTGGCGAAGTTCTGGGTCAGGCGGAAACCGGGCGTGTCGAGATTGTTCTCGGATTCGCCGTGGCTGTAATAGGCGCTGTAGCGCAGCTTGCCCGCGAACGCCGTACCGTCGAGCGCGACCGTGCCCTGGATGGCGGGGCGGCGCACGTCGATCGTCGAATATGAGAGATCCGAATTGTATCGGCCCATCGTGAAGCTGGTCTGCCCCGCGGCGGCCAACTGGGCCTTGATCTCGGGACGCAGGAAGGCGTTGTCACTGCGAATGGTGATGTTGCCGCGATTGTGATCGCCGAACCAGGTATACTCGCCCCAGTAGCGCGAGTAGCGCAGCTCGGCGGTCAATTTCAGGTTGTTGGTGAGGTCGTAAGACAGCCGCGCCATGCCTGCGACGCGCTTCTGCGGGGTTATGAGGGGGCTACGGTCGTCGTCCGACGGGGCCTCGCCACCGATCATGTTGGTGCCAACCACCGTGCCGAGATCGGGCATGCGCAGCGTGCCGTCCGGGTTAAAGCTCCGGTTGCGCAGCACCCCCGAAGTGATCATTCCGCCGACCAGTGCATTGGCGTACCCGACATCGGTCGTCAGCGTCGAGGAACCATCGGCGTTGGGGATCAGCGCCCAGCGGCCGGTGTTGGCGCGCGCGGTCTTTTGGAGCAGGCCGTCATTCTCGAAATACTCGCCACCAATCATGAAATGGCCGCGCCCGTCCGCGAAATTGAAGCCGGCGGCGCCCTCGAAGCGATGCTGCGCGGCGTCGCCATAGGTCGAGATGCCGGCCTCGGCACCCAATTTTACGCCGGTCAGCTTGTCGTCGAGGCGGATGTTCACCACGCCCGCCACCGCACCCGAACCCCACGCCGCCGACGCGCCGCCGGTAACGATGTCGATATTCTTGACCAGCACCGAGGGAATCGTGCTGAGATCGTTCTCGCTGGAGAAGCGGCGGCCATCGATCAGCACCAAGGTGCGCGTCGCGCCCAGGCCGCGCAGATCGACCGGGAAGCGGCCGGCCTGCGCGTTGGTGCCCGAGGTTTGCGGCGACTGGCCTGCCTTGAACTGCGGCAGATCGGCGAGTGCTGCGCCAACGTTGGCGCGGCTGCCGACGCTCAGGTCTTCGGCGCTGACCCGGGTCAGCGGAGTCGGAGATTCGAAGCCGGGGCGGTCGATGCGCGAGCCCGAGACAACGATGTCCTGCTGCAGCTCCTCGGCTTGCTCGGCCGGCGCGTCGAGACCGGGTTTTTCCTGCGGCGCGGGCGGACCATCCTGAGCCCAGGCAGGCGCCGCGCCAGCCAGGAAGACCAGAGCGCCGCTGGCCAACCAGCGTGCGTGACGGGATTTGGTGGACCTGAGCTGCATGATAACCCCCTTGAGAATGTCGCGCGACCGTCCCTGTCGTGCGTCGCGATGGCCGGGCAGCTTGGTGCCGCTTCGTGTCATTGGAGGACAACCTTCGGGACCAAGCCGGTCTCCGAAACATCCAATTTGATAACCGGGCGGGGGTCCAGTCGATCGCGCAGGATGCATGTTGCCCGGCAGCCACATGATCCGTTTTGCAGGCGCGCCTAGGCGCTGCTGAGCAACAGGCTGGTCTCGCTATTGAGAATGCCCTCGATCGCGCGGATTTCGCGCAGGATGCGATCGAACGACTGGAGATCCTCGGCCGAGATCTCCGCGATCAGATCCCAGGTGCCATTGGTGGTATGTAGGGCGCGCAGTTCGGGGAAGCTGCGCAACTGACGAATGATCGCTGAGGTGGAGCGACCCGCCACCTCGATCATCATCACCGCGCGCAGGCCGTGGGTGCCGGTTGGTTCCTGCACCCGCACGGTGAAGCCCAGGATCGCGCCGCTGGCGAGCATGCGGTCAAGCCGCATCTGCACCGTCGCCCGCGACACCCCCAGCACGCTGGCGATTTTGGCGATCGGCGCGCGCCCGTCGCCGCGGAGTGTTGCAATGATACGCCGGTCGAGCTGATCCAGATTAAGCATAAGAAATGCTCGATCAGTTTTTGCAATATGTCAAATCCTATCCGACAAAACGAGCATGATGCGAATGTTCCTAATCATCCTGCGCGTCATACTGATGACCACGGGATTTCAGGGAGATGCGGATATGACGAGATTCATCGGTGTGGAAAGCCTCGCGG
This genomic stretch from Sphingomonas panacis harbors:
- a CDS encoding TonB-dependent receptor domain-containing protein, producing the protein MQLRSTKSRHARWLASGALVFLAGAAPAWAQDGPPAPQEKPGLDAPAEQAEELQQDIVVSGSRIDRPGFESPTPLTRVSAEDLSVGSRANVGAALADLPQFKAGQSPQTSGTNAQAGRFPVDLRGLGATRTLVLIDGRRFSSENDLSTIPSVLVKNIDIVTGGASAAWGSGAVAGVVNIRLDDKLTGVKLGAEAGISTYGDAAQHRFEGAAGFNFADGRGHFMIGGEYFENDGLLQKTARANTGRWALIPNADGSSTLTTDVGYANALVGGMITSGVLRNRSFNPDGTLRMPDLGTVVGTNMIGGEAPSDDDRSPLITPQKRVAGMARLSYDLTNNLKLTAELRYSRYWGEYTWFGDHNRGNITIRSDNAFLRPEIKAQLAAAGQTSFTMGRYNSDLSYSTIDVRRPAIQGTVALDGTAFAGKLRYSAYYSHGESENNLDTPGFRLTQNFANAVDSVISPVTGQPICRIALTNSSTNCVPVNLFGNGAPSAAAIAYVTGTPSSRAKSTLDTAGISLRGEPFSLWAGPVSAAVGAESRWEGTTSTAGALDQASAFTTFQFGSLYGKDSVKEGFAELLVPLAKNLPLLRNLEFNGAARYSDYRNSGGIWSWKLGATNEFFPGVVGRVTRSRDIRAPSLSELYSTQTISYVNVTDIVNGRTVTVNTLVNGGGNQNLTPEKADTWTAGVTTSPLRGLTASLDYFDITINNVITTVSAQDLVNRCRAGNLDLCSRVFRDAGGNLLSVQSNSVNLSQYKTNGIDGEIAYTLALSDARRLNVRVIGTWVDSLTTYDGISRIEYVDNTSYAFVNGMPSWRVNGSIGYGDSVFSGLVRMRYISPGFYNRNQNITNNRVPAYTYVDLQASVKVPVSHGPGLEIYANVSNLFDRDPPIASGFSPFYDTVGRFMTIGTRVKF
- a CDS encoding Lrp/AsnC family transcriptional regulator produces the protein MLNLDQLDRRIIATLRGDGRAPIAKIASVLGVSRATVQMRLDRMLASGAILGFTVRVQEPTGTHGLRAVMMIEVAGRSTSAIIRQLRSFPELRALHTTNGTWDLIAEISAEDLQSFDRILREIRAIEGILNSETSLLLSSA